Sequence from the Tenrec ecaudatus isolate mTenEca1 chromosome 6, mTenEca1.hap1, whole genome shotgun sequence genome:
CCTACTGTTGTGCGAAGGTCATTACCGACTCTGCGGTACTTAACCACGACAACAAGAGAGGGCGCAGTAAAAGAAGGAAGCTAGTTGGGAATGTGTGAGAGCTGCCATCACTAACCCAGCTAGCAAACTTATTTTCCTTGTTTGAaacttggggggcagggggtttgACTAAGTAGGTCAATTAAACTGATCTACATTGCTGCCGTAGGTCAATTATGTCACATTTTATATGGAGAAAAAAAGTGACTGGGTCTGATTTTGTAGCTAACCTTAACAAAGAGGATTGCTTcgggagggcagagagaaggaagaCAAGGTCTCTAAGCACGGCATCGTGGTTTAGCTAGACACTGAAGAAGCAGCAGGAGCTTTGCAAGTCCATCCATTGACCACCATACTCCCAAGGCCTGTGGGCTGAAGAGCACAGTGCCAGCAGCACCGGGCACGGTCTGTGAGCCACGGACCGAGACTGCAGTGCCTCCCCCACCGCAGGCCACACCGCGGTTTCTCTAGCTGGCTGATACAAAGGCCTGTTTCATTCATTTCACAAAATATTGGGGCTCTATAGAATTATTTTCTGCCCACCCCCCAGGCTTCTGGGTCAGCCTAGATCATCGgtgcccaaacttatttggcctaccaagctccttccagaaaaaagaaTTACTCAGTGCCCGCCTGGCAATGACAAACTTTTGTTTTGTAGCCCATACGCCAGGgaaaatttatttaataaaaatattatcaagtgtgaagggggaagtgcagagtggagacccaaggcctaagtgtcggccaatggagagcccctcatagaggcgtttaggagaggagatgggttaattagggtgcgaggtagtaccgatggggaacacagctttcccccagatcctggatgcttcctccccccaactaccatgatccgaattctaccttgcaggcctggataagacagaggctgtacactggtgcatatgagggctggaggtacagggaatccagggtggatgataccttcaggatcaagggtgtgagggacgatgctgggagagtggagggtgagtgggttggaaggggggaactgattgcaaggatccacatgtgacctcttccctgggagagggacagcagagaaggggggaagggagactccggatagggcaagatatgacaaaataacgaggtataaattaccaaggacacatgagggaggggggaaaggggagggaggggaaaaaaaaaaaagaggacctgatgcaaggggcgtaagtggagagcaaatgctttgagaatgattggggcagggaatgtatggatgtgctttatacaattgatgtatgtatatgtatggatggtgataagagttgtatgggtccctaataaaatgtaaaaaaagaaaagaggagaaaaaaatgattagggcagggactgtacagatgtgctttatacaattgatgtatgtatatgtatgaactgtgataagaattgtatgagcccctaataaattgttaaaattaaaaaataaaataaaaataaataaaaaaaatattatCAAGTGTGTTTAAGCTTCTATGGGGAGCTGGGCAGGGACTGTCAGAGGTCAGTGCGGTGAGCAGAACACATTTGACCCTATTCCAGGGCACGTGGTAATGACAGGGGGCTTAATTACAAGCTTGCAGGGTTGGGAATTCAAGTTTGTCACCTCATTACCCAGACATTTCCAGTCGCACTGCAGGTGACACCAAAACACTGGCCCAACTGCCGACGCGGTCTACCCGTGTTTCCCACAGAACTTTGCCCGGACAGTGTCCAAAGTGAGAAACTGCTTACTTTCTCCTGCTTGtgtttctccttctccttctccctcttctctctctccctcttctctctctctctctccttctcccgcctctccttctctttctccttctttttcttcttctccttcttgtctttcttcctgtctttctccttcggCTTCTCTTCAAACAACTTCTCCGGGAGCACCGGCGACAAGGCGGGCAGCATGGAGGGGACCCTCCCGGGGCCGCCGGGGGAGAACAAGGGCAGGGCCAGTTCTTTCTGCGCCAACACCAAGGGCGCCGGTGGCGCTTTCACTTTCTCCTCTCTGCTTCTGtccttggccttttctttctctctcctttctttgtCTCGTCTGCCCTTCTCGCGGTCTTTCTTCTTGTCCTTgtgcttctccttctccttcctcgcTATTCCGTCTTTCAATCTGACTTTGGGGTCCACCTCTTCAAACTCTTTGATTTTGAATTTATAAGGATCTGAATCTTCATCTTTAAGAAATTCCTTCCACGGATACTTTGCTTCCTTGCTGATTTCCTTTTCCTTCTCCCTGTCCCTCACTTTCTCCTTCTCTTTGCTTCTTTCCTTCATCCTGTCTTTTTCCCGCTCCCTGtctctctgcttttctttctttctcatttttgttttcagttcttttttcaACTTCTTCTTCACCTCTATTGAGGGAGGCAGCTTGGGTTTCTCCTCATGGGCCTTGTGGAGCGGCTCGGGGGTAGGAGGAGAAATGGAAGGGGACGAGAAATAGGGATAGTGGGGAGGCACACTGGGAGGTGTCCCCAGCTTTGCTTTACGGACGACCTCGTCAATCGAGGCATCCATTGTCCACGAGTTATCAGAACTTGACGTTCCGCCTGAGAGGGGCAGAGGAGTGGATCCTGACTTAGGGAAGTTGTTTGAGGAAGTGGAAGCTTTGGGAGTAGGACACTCTGAGCCTGAAATTCTCTTCGGGCTGGTGAAAATGTCTCCCTCGGATTCCGACCCAGAAGAAAATTCAAAAGGATCTGGATCTCGTTCGGCACAAGCTCGTGCAATCACGGCGTCGATAGAGTCATCGATTGTTTTATCTGCTACCACAGCCTTCTTTAGCTGATTGTCACTGTTCAGTTTCCCAGCGTCCGGGGGCGTGTGAGTTTGCTTTACCGGGATAGTGTCTTTATTAATTTTTTCACTGATTGTAGTGGAAGGAGTCCTATTCGGTGTGTCTGGTCTGATAGGTGCTTGGGAAACATGAGTCATAGCCTTGGGACTTTTGGGGCTTTTAGGGCTCTTAGAACGTCCAggtgatttcttttctttggatGTAGTTTTAGGTGACCGAATAGGACTTCCAACCATTGCTGGTGGCTGAGTAGCTTTAGGTGATTTGGTCTTCTGTCCTGGAGAACTAGTTTTAGTCTTTATTTTAGGTGTAAATGGCTTGGATTCTAATGGTTTTGCCGTTGGCAACTGTGATTTTGAAACTGGAGCTAGCATTGGGGGCTCGGGGGATGGGGGAGCTAGGTCTGTGTTGTCCTGTACATGGACCGGAGAAAGCATCGGTGGAATCTTCTGAGTGTTTATTGAGCTGAGTGGTTCTCGAGCTTCCAGTAATACTACATCCAGGGCGTCCCCTTTAGTGCTTAAGAGTCGTGGTCGCTTCGTGGCAGGCATCTCTTCAACTTCAGGGCTCTCCAGTGGTCTTTTCCCCAGGAAGTTCTCGTCATTAATGATttcctcctcctccatttcaTCATCTTCTTCCAAGGGAACTTGCATGGCTTCGGCTGACGTGCCCCCATCAGTGGGCAcctgttcctcttcttcctctgtaaatggaagaaaaatgaagtgttattaaaacagaacagaacctAACAAATAAAGCAATGTTTCAAACAGGATTCCTAGCAATGAAAAACTTTTTTTCAAAGTGTTCAAAGCATAAAGCAGGACATTTTTCAGTTTTCCAAAATTGCATGCCATCTACTCTTTATGAGTGGAAATCACTTTGGACTAGGGAGGCAGGGCTTGGCGCTGCATCAGACCTGATagaaaaacattcataagggtcagcagacagacctggaactattcataggctatttttttcttttctttttttcatgtctatctttataaataggcaggataaaaaatcctgaggagaaaataatgggaccaatgctTCCAAGGGGTAGGGGAGAGGAggcggtgggggaaagggagtggggatccaacaaacccagggacaagggaacaacaaagtgaTGGCGAggggggcatagaatgcctggtggggtttgatcaagtgcaatgtagctgagaggaagtacagagtgccgaatgaaggttgagcatgatagtgggacaggaggaaagtacaaggaaatagaggaaagaactaggaagcaaaagacatgtatagaggtataaacatagacatgtacgtatgtaaatatataatgatagggatataggtctatgtacatatatttataggttaagtatcaaggtagcagatggatattgggcctctactcaagtcctccttaaatgtaagaacactttgttctaataacctggcattctgtgatgctcaccttcccaacatgatcgccgaagacaaaatgggtgcataagttactgtggtgaagaaagctgatggtgcccggctattacaagatatagcatctagggtcttaaaggcttgaagttaaacaagcagccatctagaagggaagcaacaaagcccacatggaagaggcacatcaACCCATATGATCAGcgggtgtcgacgggatcaggtatcaggcatcagaagaccccaaacaaccattttgatgtgaacatgcggggtggggtgggggtggcagtagagacctaaagcccatctgtagaaactaggacatcctttcacagaagggccacaaggaagggataagccagccagggtgcagcacagcactgacaaaacacacaatataaccctagttctttaatgcttcctctccccactatcatgaccccagttctgccttacaaatctggctagaccagagtatgtacactgacacagatgagagctctcgacacacagaatccaggacagacaaacccctcaggaacaataatgggagtatggataccatgaggggagggggaaggtgggggagaagggaaagaaagggggaagtgaaCACAATGATCGATGCACAACCTACCCACCCCTccaagagggatgaacaacagaaacatgggtgaagggagacaacggatggtataaaatatgaaaataaaaataatttataaatt
This genomic interval carries:
- the TAF3 gene encoding transcription initiation factor TFIID subunit 3 isoform X2, whose product is MGVNLHELEDYIHNIEPVTFPHQIPSFPVSKNNVLQFPQPGSKDAEERKEYIPDYLPPIVSSQEEEEEEQVPTDGGTSAEAMQVPLEEDDEMEEEEIINDENFLGKRPLESPEVEEMPATKRPRLLSTKGDALDVVLLEAREPLSSINTQKIPPMLSPVHVQDNTDLAPPSPEPPMLAPVSKSQLPTAKPLESKPFTPKIKTKTSSPGQKTKSPKATQPPAMVGSPIRSPKTTSKEKKSPGRSKSPKSPKSPKAMTHVSQAPIRPDTPNRTPSTTISEKINKDTIPVKQTHTPPDAGKLNSDNQLKKAVVADKTIDDSIDAVIARACAERDPDPFEFSSGSESEGDIFTSPKRISGSECPTPKASTSSNNFPKSGSTPLPLSGGTSSSDNSWTMDASIDEVVRKAKLGTPPSVPPHYPYFSSPSISPPTPEPLHKAHEEKPKLPPSIEVKKKLKKELKTKMRKKEKQRDREREKDRMKERSKEKEKVRDREKEKEISKEAKYPWKEFLKDEDSDPYKFKIKEFEEVDPKVRLKDGIARKEKEKHKDKKKDREKGRRDKERREKEKAKDRSREEKVKAPPAPLVLAQKELALPLFSPGGPGRVPSMLPALSPVLPEKLFEEKPKEKDRKKDKKEKKKKKEKEKERREKEREREKREREKREKEKEKHKQEKIKVEAVVPASSPVIPRLTLRVGAGQDKIVISKVVSTPEAKTAAASLGRPKTPPPTPATAPVPLQVTPPLVPLSLHAQPAASPALIPSPSPAFSGAGSSKAPVRSVVTETVSTYVIRDEWGNQIWICPGCNKPDDGSPMIGCDDCDDWYHWPCVGIMTAPPEEMQWFCPKCANKKKDKKHKKRKHRAH
- the TAF3 gene encoding transcription initiation factor TFIID subunit 3 isoform X1 yields the protein MCESYSRSLLRVSVAQICQALGWDSVQLSACHLLTDVLQRYLQQLGRGCHRYSELYGRTDPILDDVGEAFQLMGVNLHELEDYIHNIEPVTFPHQIPSFPVSKNNVLQFPQPGSKDAEERKEYIPDYLPPIVSSQEEEEEEQVPTDGGTSAEAMQVPLEEDDEMEEEEIINDENFLGKRPLESPEVEEMPATKRPRLLSTKGDALDVVLLEAREPLSSINTQKIPPMLSPVHVQDNTDLAPPSPEPPMLAPVSKSQLPTAKPLESKPFTPKIKTKTSSPGQKTKSPKATQPPAMVGSPIRSPKTTSKEKKSPGRSKSPKSPKSPKAMTHVSQAPIRPDTPNRTPSTTISEKINKDTIPVKQTHTPPDAGKLNSDNQLKKAVVADKTIDDSIDAVIARACAERDPDPFEFSSGSESEGDIFTSPKRISGSECPTPKASTSSNNFPKSGSTPLPLSGGTSSSDNSWTMDASIDEVVRKAKLGTPPSVPPHYPYFSSPSISPPTPEPLHKAHEEKPKLPPSIEVKKKLKKELKTKMRKKEKQRDREREKDRMKERSKEKEKVRDREKEKEISKEAKYPWKEFLKDEDSDPYKFKIKEFEEVDPKVRLKDGIARKEKEKHKDKKKDREKGRRDKERREKEKAKDRSREEKVKAPPAPLVLAQKELALPLFSPGGPGRVPSMLPALSPVLPEKLFEEKPKEKDRKKDKKEKKKKKEKEKERREKEREREKREREKREKEKEKHKQEKIKVEAVVPASSPVIPRLTLRVGAGQDKIVISKVVSTPEAKTAAASLGRPKTPPPTPATAPVPLQVTPPLVPLSLHAQPAASPALIPSPSPAFSGAGSSKAPVRSVVTETVSTYVIRDEWGNQIWICPGCNKPDDGSPMIGCDDCDDWYHWPCVGIMTAPPEEMQWFCPKCANKKKDKKHKKRKHRAH